From the Malassezia vespertilionis chromosome 5, complete sequence genome, the window GGTCCGCAGTCTATTGCAAATAACACGACATCGCGGTGCGAATAATTCTGAGATTAGCGCTAGCATACAGCGCACCTCCCATGGCACAGCTTGCGCCTCCTCGCTTGGGCCCATCGCGACAGGAAACGTGTGGAGGTTGGTTGGGGCCACGCGGGCTTCGCGTCGCGATGCACGCGTTTCTTTATTTAGTACGACATGGAACCGATTGCTCCCGGTGAGGAGCCTGCTGTAGCGCAGCCTGTGGCACACGCACAACAGCCCGTATCTGAACCGTTTATGGAGTCTGCACAGCAGCCCGTATCTGAGCAGCCTAGTGCGCCCGCACTGCCATCAGTGTTTTCCGAGCAGTCTGCTGCGCCCACACAGCAGCCCATATACGCCGAGGAACCCATCGTACCCACACAGTCAACTGCATATTCCGAGCAGCATATTATGCCCACACAACAGCCCACCGCCTTTGCTGAAAACCTTACGGAGAGCTTTGCTGTAACGCAAATCGAAGAAGACCAGACGAACGAAAACATTACGGAGCCTGGGACGGATGCACCGAAACATACCCCTGCACCAAAgcgtgcgcctcgtcaGAGCCTGCCTTCGGAAAAAGGCACGACTGTCTTCCCGATGGCACGCGTATCCAAGATTATTAAGGCAGATACTGCCGTGGATATCTGCAGCAAAGAGGCTACCTTTTTAatcagcgccgcgacggtATGTGAATGTGTACGTGCTAACCACAGGAATTGTTTGTGAAAAAGTTTGTCGAAGAAGGGTATACGaatgcgcgcttggatAAGCGCAAAATGATCCGGTACAATGACATGGGTACGTGCACGGTAAAATACTAatgtgcagcacgcgccgtACAACAAAATGGCTACTTTGATTTCCTGCAAGAAGTGGTGCCGATGCCCGTGCCGCTttctgctgcgctgcaacgGCGCGAAGAGCTAACCGAAAaagacggcgcgccgaaagACTTCGAGTTGGATGTGAGTACTACAGATGCCGCACCGGACTCCAACGGCCCGGTCGAAGCCGTGCAGACCACCGCCCAGTCTGTGCCTGCCGCCGAAGAGAGCACCGTTCAGGCAGCACTTGATGCACCGCCCACCCAATCCATTGAGGCCCCTGTCGCGGACGCCAGCTACGAGCGCTTTACTTGGTAAAAGTAGCAACGCAAAATGAAACGTTAAAAAGTCGACAACTACAGGGTTCGAACCTGTGTGGGCGAAGCCCATGAGATTGCCCGATGTTGGTTCAAGTCTCACCCATTAACCACTCTGGCAAGTTGCCGATAGCCTGTCCTACGCGTCAAATTTTAGACTATAAACGTGTAGCgttgcgatgcgctttaAATAAGACCGCCGGCCTCAAGGAGGAGCACGATGGAATGCGTAATCTCTGCAATGCTCTGCGTCGAAGGGTCCACCACAAGAGCTGCGTTTTCAGGCGCCTCGTACACATCGTCGACACCCGTAAAGCCCATGAtctcgccgcggcgtgccttttTATACACACCACGGCGGTCAGTCCTTTCACAGTACTCGAGCGGCGTTGCAACGTGCACAAGGAAAAAGTTGCCAGAGCCACCGCTTTTAATGATCGTCTCGCGTGCAGTCTTGCGCGAAACTTCGTACGGGGCAATCGGCGCAGCAATCACTGCGGCGCCCGCACGAGTGAGCTCACTGGCGACGAATGCAATGCGCTGAATGTTGGTGTGGCGATCCTCGGGAGTAAAGCCAAGCTCCGCGGAAAGTTCGTGGCGAACCGTGTCACCAAGCAAAAGTGAAACGCTGCGGCCGCCCTGCTCGTTAAGTTTGACTTGAAGTGCGCGCCCAATCTGGTCCTTGCCAGAGTTAAACAGACCGGTGAGGAAAACGGTAAAGCCCTGGCTGGTCTTGGGCGGATAGCTCTCGCGCAAAGTCTTGACCACGCTCTCGTAACTGAACCAGTCAGGAATATGCGCGCCAGACTTGAGGcggttgcgcagctcggtACCGCTAATGTTCAGCGTCTTGGTTCCCTCTGGAATCTCGTCCACGGGTTGGTACTCGTCGGTGTCGGGCAGATAAGTCATCATCTGGAACGGCACCATCTCGATACCAAGCTCCTTctcgtgcttgcgcacgagATCCTGAGCATCGTACGGGCCGTAAAAGTCCTTGCCCTGGCTATTATTTCCGGGGCCCGCATGATCGCGGCCGACGATAAAGTGCGAAACGCCAAAGTTTTTGCGGATGATGGCGTGCCAGAGTGCCTCGCGCGGCCCAGCcatgcgcatcgcaagcGGAAGCAAAGCAAGCGTGGCCATACCCTTGGGGTAGCGCGGCATGAGGCTCGAGTAGACACGCACACGCGTGTAGTGGTCCACATCACCTGGCTTAGTCATGCCGACCACGGGATGAATCAAAATGTTGGACTGCAGTtggcgagcggcgcgcactgtCAATTCACGGtgggcgcggtgcatgggGTTGCGGGTTTGGAATGCGACAACCTTGCGCCAGGATACCTTGTCAAAGTGGTGGCGCAGTTCTGCGGGTGTGTAGCGCAGCTCGACGTAGTCGTAGTACTGCGGCTTTGCAATCGCTTGCACGCTACCACCAACAAGTACATCCTTGACTTCCTCGTACAAGTAGCTGACCGAGGGATGCGCTTTGTCGTCCGCGCCAAACACGGCCTCGGCCTCGTGCTTGCGGTCAATGTCAAAGAGATCAGAGACGGTGAAAattgcaagcgcggcatcgTCGCGTGGGTCGCGCAAGGCAATGCGGGTGCCTGACTGCagatgcagctgctgcacctGCTCATTAGACACATCCAGAGTGACAGGAATGGGAAACAGAGCACCGTTGGCAAGGCGCATCTTGTCCAAGACACTGTCATAGTCCGGCTTGGTCATGAAGCCCTCGAGGGGCGAAAATCCGCCAGTGATGATCAATTCGAGGTCGCACAATTGGCGCTCGCTCAAAACAAGGTCAGACAGCGTGTCTGCTTCCGCGCGGAGCTCTCCTGCAATaggcgcatcgcgcgcaagaaggtCTTTCAATTCGCCGCCATGAGGTGGATTGACCATACTGGATCGTGGTTGCTACGGAAACTTCCTCTGCATGCGCAAACGATTTGGCCGGATTACGCCATCCACTGCAGCTCCGTGCAGGCTTTAGTTGCCTCCACATGCACGTGTATGGCATCGTGCGAAGGAAAGCGATGCAAGCACTCGCGTTAGGAAACTACGTGAAAACAAGCTAATTAGGCCACCACCTTGGAGATCTCGACAGCGTTGGTAGCACCAAGGTACTGCTTAAGATCGCCGTAGATACCGAACTGGAGCGCAGTAAGCGTACCGACCATAACAAGACGGGTAGAAAGACCGGTGAAAAGACCCTTGACACCGAGCTCCTTGGCCATGCCGGCAAGGCGGCTGGCAGTGCTCTCGCCGGGAAGACCCTTAGTCTTGTTGATCTTGGAGAGCAAGGTGTCAGCAGGCTGCGAGATGGTCGCGGCAGCGAAACCGGCAATCAGACCAGAGCCAAGGTTGTAAACGGTAGCCTCGCGAGGAGAGAGCGACAGCTTGGTCCTGTTAGTGACGCTAAGCAATTTCTCGAGAACAACCTCCATGGTGGCAAACTTGGCCATGTTGTAGGGTACCTGCTTGAGCAAAATGGGGCCAAAGCCGGCGTAGAAGCCACGGAGACCCTCCTCACGCGCAATACGGGCGAACCCGCCCATGAGGCCGTTGGCAAAGGTGGGCTGAGAGACAAGACGGATACGAGTGGCCTCGAGCGGGCAAAGGGCAATGTCGGCAACAAACTCGGCGGCCGCAGAAGCACCGAGATAGACGCTCATGCGGttctgctgcgcggcgtcgatACCGATCTTCTCAACAATCATCTTCTTAAAGATCTCGTAGCCACCGAACTTAAGACCACCCTGCAAAAAGTAGCCAGCAAACGTGGGACCGACACCGGTAAGCAGCGCACCAGCGCCCTCACCAGCAACAATCTGGCGGAGCGTACCAAACATACCCTTGTTGTAGACCGCAGGATCAAGCTGAATACGCGTCTTGATCACATCAATCGGCGTCATTGCACCGTGGGTGACGGAGCTGAACGTGTAAGCACAattgcacagcgccatTACTTACCAGCAAACAGCAcccgcaagcgcaaagcgAGAATAAAGCGCAAGACCCGAGTGTTCCTTAGGCTTCTCCAACACAGCGGGGACGGGGTAGGTAGCGCCTACAAAGTTCTGGCTATACGACATGATATTGTCAACGTAGTGGGTTACAAACACAAACTTGCCGACGTGCCCTTCTTCTGCGCTCGGCTTGCACGTGCCTAGAATTTCCATCACTGTGATAGGTGTGtctgcacaagcgcgtcgGGATGCTGACCAATCATGCATCCGCCGGTTTGTGCCGAGCCAGggcaaaaaaaaaatggACGACGCAGGCAAGGCCCGTGCATTGCTATGGCGAGGCCAGCTCGGCAGGCTGGCTCGTTGGGCTACTTTGCGAAGAGCCAAGCAAGAGTGTAGATATACTGTTGTTGATCCGCGTAACCagttgcgcaagcacatGTATAAGTTCCGCATCTGTAGCCTCTTCTCGGGTCGCAATAATTAACAGTTCAGGGTACCGTGCCAGGCACTGCTCCACAATCAGGTTCCTAGCTGTCGGTGCTTGCGTTTGTATCTCGCCAGAGCTGGTCTGTTCTTGCAAGTCTTGTGGGATAATTCCGGGGAAACATGTACCGTCCGAGAGTGCCTCGAGTCGTAGACAAAGCATCTCGAGCTGTTTGACCTggtccagctcgagcagctccttCGTCGGCACGTACATTTGCGTCGCCGAGACCTTGGGGTAGACGTCGGGCAAATTCGtaaagcgtgcgcgcaacgttGTGGGGTATACAAGCGATATATGCTCTGGAATCTCGATCCCTTTCAAGCGGTGCTCGCCCGTGGCGATGATTTCAAAGCCCATACGGCGCAGGAATACGAGATCGCGGGACGTTTGTTGCTCCAACAAATCGTCTCCATGGCCAGAGTGGTCCttctcgatgcgctccggCTCATCGTACATCGCCAGGAGTTTCTCCAGCTCGTTGACTACATCCCTGCTCGCGAAAATTTGGCcgccgtcggcggcgctgctgatccgcgccgtgcggtTCACCATGGGCCCAAAGTAGTCCATGCGGTTGTTGACGGGATCGACTTCGCAAACGGGTGTCCCAAAATGAATGCCCATGCGGACACGGAGGCCACGGTGTATAAGTGtgccgtcgtcgtcgtacaCTGGCTTGCCCTCGTAGCTGTCCAAAATCTCTTGCGGCCAGTCGATGGTCAGGAGGCGAAGCTGGACATTAAAGCACCACAATAGTGCAGCGGCGACCGACTGGAACGAGACGACAAACGAGTCGCCTTCGGTCTTGGCTTCGTAGCCTCCGTTACTGCGCATCTGCCGCCGGAGCAGCTCGTTGTGCAAACGAATCGCAGTGTGCATGCCGGGATTTGTCTCCCACAACAGCGTCGAATTCTTGATGTCGGTAAAGACCAGCGCAATGTGCCCAATCGGCGGCATTatctcgcgctccagccGTGCCAATGTGCTATCGGTGAtcatgcgcgtgcgcaaccCCGACGTCTTGCTGAAGAATTGGCTGTCCCGAATGTGGGTGTGGTCCGTGGCCAAGTGTTTGTGGAAGAGTGCGCCAACGGCAACGACCATGACGAGCAAATTTTCCGACGCGCCGTAGCCCAACGCAATATCGCGTAGTTTCTGGCTCGCGAGCCGCGGCTGTTCGCGGTCCATTCGCGCAATGTCCACGGCCATTTGAAAAGATACGAAGCGCCACAGCTCATTGTTGGCCAAAATAACAAACTCGTCCGAGTCTGTCAGCTGGATGTGCTGCACAGTAGGGCATGCGCTCATGATCGGTGTCATTTCAAAGTGGCCAAACGCACGACCCACATGCAGCTCGTCGTTCACATAGCCACGCAGCGAGACCCAGCCCTCTGCATCGCGAATCCGCTTTGTCTCCTCGCGGCTCAGCGGCTCGTGCTTGGTGCCGAGGAGGCATACACtcgcatcggcgcgcgataagacgccaagcgcgtcgccaaCGTTGGCAATGTACATGGTATGACCGCGCATGTACACCAAAATGGCCGTGCAACATGCGTGCCAATTCCGCTTGTTTGCATTGTTTGACGTGGCGGGCCAGCCCCAAAAGAGCTCTTGGGAGCCCGTGTGTGCAGTCGTGGGATCCTGCATGTGTTCAGGACGGCGCACTGTATCCATGTTCAGCACATGCTCGCTGTATTCCTGGTTTAGCCGAAgaaaggcgcggcgcagagcggTGGGTATAGTTTCTTCGGCAAAACAGGGACTGGCGTCTTTAGCACCCAGCGGTAGTCCAAGCCGCTGTAGCTCCGTGgcaagcgtcgcggcaGCGTGTTCGCTAATGTATCGCGCAATGTGACCACACGTGCGATCTGTCGGGTCAATGCCTTCAAAGAATCCATACATGGCCTCGTAGGAGGAGCCTCTGTACTGCGGAACGACAATGTCGAAGATGCGCAACGTGAGACTCTTGCCGAGGTTGTCTGCAATTCCATACGGCATGCGGTTAATGCTGGAAAAGGTTGTGCGCACACGACGATGATCATTTTCGTCGGGCAGCGGCTGGTGGGTCATGGTCACTTCCATCAAGCCCAAAAGCCGCAgatggcgcgtgcggtgGAAGTTGGCCATATTCTTTTCCTGCCCGTCCACTTCAAACATCTTTGGCCTGATCTCGAAGCGCTGGTTGCCAGAGAGGTTTAGATAGCGCAGCTCGGGGTTTGCGTTCCAGTTCCACTCGTAGTGCCAATTGGCAATGTTATACTTGAGCACATTGTTGCCCACATCCAACGAGTGCAATTGCTTCAACCGTCCCAGCTCCACGGGGAGAGAGCGAATACGATTGCCATTCACAAACAGCGTCTCTaggcgctgcatccgcTCCAAGTCTTCTGCAGGCAGCGCATTGAGCTTGTTTCCGCTGAGgaacagctcgcgcagctcggccAGGTTtgccaatgcgccgctcgggACCTCGAAGATCTCATTCATGCTCAAGTTGAGCACTTCGAGCTCGCCAAAGAGTGCGAGCAGGGGGAAGACATCGTCTGTAAGCAGATTGTCTGCAAGACGCAACACCACCAGGCTGTATCGGAGAGGCATGGAGCGCGCATTCGATTCTTTCTGCGCGATGGGCTGCGGCAGAATGGGCTGCGGCGGAATGGGCAGTGTGTCGAGCAAATTCGAGCTCGCGTTGAGCTTGTACAAGCTGCCACAGTCCCAGATGCTCTGTGGCAAGCATC encodes:
- a CDS encoding DNA-directed DNA polymerase (COG:K; EggNog:ENOG503P6Z5); the protein is MEPIAPGEEPAVAQPVAHAQQPVSEPFMESAQQPVSEQPSAPALPSVFSEQSAAPTQQPIYAEEPIVPTQSTAYSEQHIMPTQQPTAFAENLTESFAVTQIEEDQTNENITEPGTDAPKHTPAPKRAPRQSLPSEKGTTVFPMARVSKIIKADTAVDICSKEATFLISAATELFVKKFVEEGYTNARLDKRKMIRYNDMARAVQQNGYFDFLQEVVPMPVPLSAALQRREELTEKDGAPKDFELDVSTTDAAPDSNGPVEAVQTTAQSVPAAEESTVQAALDAPPTQSIEAPVADASYERFTW
- the MET3 gene encoding sulfate adenylyltransferase (EggNog:ENOG503NUAT; COG:H) gives rise to the protein MVNPPHGGELKDLLARDAPIAGELRAEADTLSDLVLSERQLCDLELIITGGFSPLEGFMTKPDYDSVLDKMRLANGALFPIPVTLDVSNEQVQQLHLQSGTRIALRDPRDDAALAIFTVSDLFDIDRKHEAEAVFGADDKAHPSVSYLYEEVKDVLVGGSVQAIAKPQYYDYVELRYTPAELRHHFDKVSWRKVVAFQTRNPMHRAHRELTVRAARQLQSNILIHPVVGMTKPGDVDHYTRVRVYSSLMPRYPKGMATLALLPLAMRMAGPREALWHAIIRKNFGVSHFIVGRDHAGPGNNSQGKDFYGPYDAQDLVRKHEKELGIEMVPFQMMTYLPDTDEYQPVDEIPEGTKTLNISGTELRNRLKSGAHIPDWFSYESVVKTLRESYPPKTSQGFTVFLTGLFNSGKDQIGRALQVKLNEQGGRSVSLLLGDTVRHELSAELGFTPEDRHTNIQRIAFVASELTRAGAAVIAAPIAPYEVSRKTARETIIKSGGSGNFFLVHVATPLEYCERTDRRGVYKKARRGEIMGFTGVDDVYEAPENAALVVDPSTQSIAEITHSIVLLLEAGGLI
- the MIR1 gene encoding mitochondrial phosphate carrier protein (COG:C; EggNog:ENOG503NTWE) — encoded protein: MEILGTCKPSAEEGHVGKFVFVTHYVDNIMSYSQNFVGATYPVPAVSVTHGAMTPIDVIKTRIQLDPAVYNKGMFGTLRQIVAGEGAGALLTGVGPTFAGYFLQGGLKFGGYEIFKKMIVEKIGIDAAQQNRMSVYLGASAAAEFVADIALCPLEATRIRLVSQPTFANGLMGGFARIAREEGLRGFYAGFGPILLKQVPYNMAKFATMEVVLEKLLSVTNRTKLSLSPREATVYNLGSGLIAGFAAATISQPADTLLSKINKTKGLPGESTASRLAGMAKELGVKGLFTGLSTRLVMVGTLTALQFGIYGDLKQYLGATNAVEISKVVA